Proteins from one Paraburkholderia sp. BL10I2N1 genomic window:
- a CDS encoding ShlB/FhaC/HecB family hemolysin secretion/activation protein, with amino-acid sequence MTKQQRIQESRTLSILPLTAALFALGNSTALAQQSPTPADTAAAARANAEQNQQVQQQRNAQERENTVNAPRVRSMAPQDGTHPELPAETPCFRIESFALDVPATLPDAVRAQGASALPQDRFAFAREWLDHYAGQSPKGTSSGACVGKQGLDVIVKGLQQTILSRGYITTRVLLPEQDLSTGTLKIALVPGVIRDLRFADPADGSTIRGTWKSAFPARGGDMLNLRDLEQGLEQMKRVSSQDVSMQIVPTDVPGESDVVLDVKRAKPRTVVASVDNSGTRATGKLQGNLSFGIDNPLGLNDIFNVGVSQDLEFGDKRLGSHGWNGSYSIPWGYWTGTLSANTNTYYQQIAGVNETFVSSGHAQTVDFKLQRVIRRSQNDVLGVQFRLTKRFGDSFIEDTEIPQQRRNNTVIEAGLTDRHYFGASQFDGGLAYRQGVGGLGATPDYYLNGPTYRFRMAVLDANLSVPFQIASQPLRYVTTVHGQFTNATLNYIDDLAIGSRYTVRGFDGETMLAAERGFYWRNEFQLPVGSTGQSVYAGIDYGRVFGPNAAFLAGTQLAGAVIGIRGSVPARFAGVAYDLFAGTPVYKPANFPTARVTLGFQAIAQF; translated from the coding sequence ATGACAAAGCAACAACGAATCCAGGAAAGCAGGACGCTGTCCATTCTTCCGTTGACTGCCGCGCTTTTCGCACTCGGCAATTCGACTGCACTTGCGCAGCAATCGCCGACTCCCGCGGACACAGCAGCAGCGGCACGCGCCAACGCCGAGCAGAACCAGCAGGTGCAGCAGCAGCGCAATGCGCAGGAACGCGAGAATACGGTGAACGCGCCCCGCGTGCGCTCCATGGCGCCGCAGGATGGGACGCATCCCGAACTGCCCGCCGAAACGCCGTGCTTTCGTATCGAATCGTTCGCGCTGGATGTGCCCGCGACGTTGCCTGATGCGGTGCGTGCGCAGGGTGCGTCCGCGCTGCCGCAGGACCGGTTCGCCTTTGCCCGCGAGTGGCTCGATCACTACGCGGGCCAGTCCCCCAAGGGGACTTCCTCCGGGGCGTGCGTTGGCAAACAGGGGCTCGACGTGATCGTCAAGGGGCTGCAGCAGACCATACTGAGCCGGGGCTACATCACGACACGCGTGCTTCTGCCTGAGCAGGACCTGTCAACGGGTACGCTGAAGATCGCGCTGGTGCCTGGCGTCATTCGGGACCTGCGCTTCGCCGATCCCGCTGATGGTTCGACAATTCGCGGCACATGGAAGTCCGCCTTCCCTGCCCGTGGTGGCGACATGCTCAACCTGCGCGATCTCGAACAGGGACTCGAACAGATGAAGCGTGTCAGCAGTCAGGACGTGTCGATGCAGATCGTGCCGACCGACGTACCAGGCGAAAGCGACGTGGTGCTCGACGTGAAGCGCGCGAAACCTCGGACCGTCGTCGCCTCGGTCGACAACTCCGGCACGCGGGCCACCGGCAAGCTGCAGGGCAACCTGAGCTTCGGTATCGACAACCCGCTGGGCCTGAACGACATCTTCAACGTCGGCGTCAGCCAGGACCTTGAATTCGGCGACAAGCGCCTCGGCTCGCACGGCTGGAACGGCTCTTATTCGATTCCATGGGGCTACTGGACGGGCACGCTATCGGCCAACACGAACACCTACTACCAGCAGATCGCCGGCGTAAACGAGACGTTCGTCTCCAGCGGCCATGCGCAGACGGTCGACTTCAAGCTGCAGCGCGTGATTCGCCGCAGCCAGAACGATGTGCTCGGCGTGCAGTTCCGGCTGACGAAGCGCTTCGGTGACAGCTTCATTGAAGATACCGAGATTCCGCAGCAGCGTCGCAACAACACCGTCATCGAGGCTGGACTGACCGATCGTCATTACTTCGGCGCATCGCAGTTCGACGGCGGCCTGGCCTACCGCCAGGGCGTCGGTGGACTCGGTGCAACACCGGACTATTACCTCAACGGCCCGACGTACCGCTTCCGCATGGCCGTGCTCGACGCGAACCTGTCGGTGCCGTTCCAGATCGCGAGCCAGCCGCTGCGGTACGTCACTACGGTTCACGGCCAGTTCACCAACGCCACGCTCAATTACATTGATGACCTGGCGATCGGTAGCCGCTACACGGTGCGCGGCTTCGATGGCGAGACGATGCTCGCGGCGGAGCGCGGCTTCTACTGGCGCAACGAGTTTCAGTTGCCGGTCGGCTCGACGGGACAGTCGGTGTACGCAGGCATTGACTACGGCCGCGTGTTCGGCCCGAACGCAGCTTTCCTCGCCGGCACGCAACTGGCCGGCGCGGTGATCGGGATTCGCGGCAGTGTGCCGGCGCGCTTTGCAGGAGTCGCCTATGACCTGTTCGCCGGGACGCCTGTCTACAAACCAGCGAACTTTCCGACCGCGCGTGTGACCCTCGGCTTCCAGGCCATTGCGCAGTTCTAG
- a CDS encoding small multidrug resistance protein — MSFITLIASGTLSGLASVLLRLAALRAATASAGEWMPILFRAAALGSYGVGFVLYALALRKANLGVAYPLMVAVSILVVLTFTVLHEHVLKPTQLVGAAVILGGVWLVTRQV, encoded by the coding sequence ATGTCCTTCATTACGTTGATTGCCAGCGGAACACTGAGCGGCCTGGCGAGCGTTCTCTTGCGGCTTGCTGCGCTTCGGGCCGCCACAGCATCAGCAGGTGAATGGATGCCAATTCTGTTCCGGGCTGCGGCGCTGGGCTCCTATGGAGTCGGCTTCGTGCTCTACGCGCTCGCGTTGCGCAAGGCCAATCTGGGCGTGGCGTATCCGCTGATGGTGGCTGTCTCGATCCTCGTCGTACTGACGTTTACGGTGCTGCATGAGCACGTCTTGAAGCCGACTCAGTTGGTCGGCGCAGCGGTGATTCTTGGTGGTGTGTGGTTGGTTACAAGGCAGGTATGA